A single genomic interval of Stieleria maiorica harbors:
- a CDS encoding glucosamine-6-phosphate deaminase codes for MGRYAAEHAAQDLRDAIKNNGQAYLIVATGASQFEVLSHLVAQNDVDWSRVHGFHLDEYIGIGREHPASFCGYLKERFVDRVPLASFHYLAGDSDAEQTVRQAAEKIAAVTVDVALVGIGENGHLAFNDPPADFETESPYLIVQLDHECRMQQVGEGWFGSLDEVPTHAISMSVPQILKTKRIYCSVPDERKAAAVRDTLCGPITPEVPASILKNHAGTTLIIDAAAASKIPEDVNATLERFQ; via the coding sequence ATGGGGCGTTACGCCGCCGAGCATGCCGCCCAGGACCTACGAGATGCCATCAAGAACAACGGACAGGCGTACTTAATCGTGGCGACCGGCGCGTCACAATTCGAAGTACTCTCGCACCTCGTTGCCCAGAATGATGTGGATTGGAGTCGCGTGCACGGATTTCATTTGGACGAGTACATCGGAATCGGCCGCGAGCATCCGGCATCGTTTTGCGGGTATCTAAAAGAGCGGTTTGTCGACAGGGTTCCACTGGCGTCGTTTCACTACTTGGCCGGTGACAGCGACGCGGAGCAGACGGTTCGCCAGGCGGCCGAAAAAATCGCCGCCGTCACGGTCGACGTGGCGCTGGTCGGGATCGGCGAAAACGGTCACCTGGCATTCAACGATCCGCCAGCGGACTTTGAAACCGAATCGCCCTACCTGATCGTCCAATTGGACCACGAGTGCCGCATGCAACAGGTCGGTGAAGGCTGGTTCGGCTCCCTGGACGAAGTCCCCACGCATGCGATCAGCATGTCCGTCCCACAGATCCTGAAAACCAAACGCATCTACTGCAGCGTGCCCGACGAGCGCAAGGCGGCTGCCGTGCGAGACACGCTGTGCGGCCCGATCACCCCGGAGGTTCCGGCCAGCATCTTAAAGAACCATGCCGGGACGACGCTGATCATCGACGCCGCCGCGGCAAGCAAGATTCCCGAGGACGTCAACGCAACGTTGGAGCGATTCCAATGA
- a CDS encoding serine hydrolase domain-containing protein, with protein MVVLRVVLVGLMMCAGALGWAQEPAKIYFGDPDIEKAVDDYLTDTKVVGMGLAVVYDGEIVYLKGYGKEDREANIYVDPKATRFRWASISKTLTGILAVMADSDGIVDLDVNVPYYYPSYKVPYKYYVGGDLNNGQSVPESRRVITMRQLLSHTSGIQHYSNGLSRPEPPAWLAADPSTNPGMEWALKYWKYNPLLDLPGTRVSYSTPAFNLAGVVLEQKMGLSFDQLTQMLIAEPAGMTTLRPDTLWNPAPRRAVGYLLDGGEPTRDNRDDDVSWKLAGGGFISTVQDMGRFAIAILGNDILNPGEKADMWSPQPLRNGALTNRALGWRIRQGTASDVDFKVEHGGVQTKARCHLSLYPNRGLAVAVMTNSSTDCNTRGLAGEIEGIVIDRVDAGEDPIKQGYSKLDLIAEPLFPSIGLFRSVTTTYRAFSR; from the coding sequence ATGGTGGTTCTTAGAGTTGTTTTGGTTGGATTGATGATGTGCGCGGGCGCACTCGGTTGGGCGCAGGAGCCCGCCAAGATCTATTTCGGTGATCCGGACATCGAGAAAGCGGTGGATGATTATTTGACCGACACGAAGGTCGTCGGGATGGGATTGGCCGTCGTGTATGACGGCGAAATCGTCTATCTGAAGGGCTACGGAAAAGAGGACCGCGAAGCGAATATCTATGTCGATCCCAAGGCAACGCGATTTCGATGGGCTTCGATCTCCAAGACCCTGACCGGAATTTTGGCGGTGATGGCCGACAGTGACGGAATCGTCGACCTGGATGTGAACGTCCCCTACTACTACCCCAGCTACAAGGTGCCCTACAAGTATTATGTCGGCGGAGATCTAAACAACGGGCAAAGTGTTCCCGAATCTCGTCGCGTCATCACGATGCGGCAACTGCTCAGCCACACGTCGGGGATTCAACACTACAGCAACGGGTTGAGCCGACCGGAGCCACCTGCCTGGTTGGCCGCTGACCCCAGCACGAACCCCGGAATGGAGTGGGCGTTGAAGTACTGGAAGTACAACCCGCTACTTGATTTGCCGGGCACGCGTGTGTCTTACTCCACGCCGGCTTTCAATTTGGCCGGCGTCGTGTTGGAACAGAAGATGGGGCTTTCGTTCGATCAGTTGACACAGATGTTGATCGCCGAACCGGCCGGCATGACGACGTTGCGTCCCGATACCCTTTGGAATCCGGCACCGCGGCGGGCGGTCGGGTATTTGCTCGACGGTGGCGAGCCGACTCGCGATAATCGTGACGACGACGTGTCGTGGAAGCTGGCCGGCGGCGGGTTTATTTCGACCGTCCAGGACATGGGACGCTTCGCGATCGCGATTCTTGGAAACGATATTTTGAATCCTGGCGAAAAAGCGGACATGTGGTCGCCGCAACCGCTGCGAAATGGTGCGTTGACAAACCGCGCGCTCGGTTGGCGGATCCGTCAAGGCACGGCGAGTGACGTGGACTTTAAAGTCGAACATGGCGGCGTCCAAACCAAGGCGCGCTGCCACCTGTCGCTGTACCCCAATCGTGGCTTGGCCGTCGCAGTGATGACCAATTCCAGCACGGACTGCAACACGCGCGGACTGGCCGGAGAAATCGAGGGGATCGTGATCGACCGCGTCGACGCCGGAGAGGATCCGATCAAGCAGGGCTATAGCAAGTTGGATTTGATCGCCGAACCGTTGTTTCCGTCGATCGGGTTGTTCCGCAGCGTCACGACGACCTACCGGGCGTTTTCCCGCTGA